Below is a genomic region from Citrobacter telavivensis.
AGATTATGCTCTTTTATTTTATCGGCAATTAAGGCGGAATTGGTAATAACGGAAAATGCGAAAGGAGGTAAGTGTTCGGCAAGAATAAGATTCGTGGTACATGAATCAATAAACAGCGTATCGCGCTCGCTGACCATTCCCGCGGCGACTTTGCCAATTGCCATTTTTTCTTCACGATGCGCATCTATTCTTGCGCCAAATGCATCTTCCTGGACAACCTGTTTTTTGACTGCACCACCGTGAATTTTGGTGATCTGACCTTCAGACTCCAGTAAAGAGAGATCGCGGCGAATGGTTTCTGAGGTCACATTTAGCGTTTCTGATAATTTAATAACGGTCACTTCACCGAATTTGTTTAATTCATCAAGAATATGTTTTCTTCTTTTAATCGGGTTCATTATTTTCCGCCTGGGCCGAGCTTTGCCGCATGGTAACTGGATGCGCAGAGCAACGCAACCACTCCAGCGCACAGACGATACCCTCATCATCATTCGTGGTTGTCACATAGCGGGCCTGACGTTTCACACTCTCTGGTGCGTTGCCCATCGCGATGCCGAACCCGGCAACGGCAAACATACTGACGTCGTTCTGCTGATCGCCAATGGCGGCAATCTCTGCGGTAGGTCGATTTAATTGCCGGGCGATTTCATTTATCGCATAGCCTTTATTAATCTCGCTACGTTGAATATCAATATAATTGCCGCCAGTGATCGTCGCCTTATAGTCATCAGGCAGCAGGCTGTTTATTTTCAGGCACAGATCGTCGATTCTGTCGTGTTCTGCCACCAGCGTGATTTTAAATATATCGCGACGATTAAAGATATTCCCTGGTGCGGCGTTAATAAGTGGTAACTCAAATAAGCTGGCCTCATACGATGTCCACGGAGCGATAAGGCGATCGTAACGGTGATAAATTGCCTGTGGAGTAAAAAAATGGTGAGGATAGCGGGACAGCGAAATATGCCGGTCAATATCTCTGAGATCCATTTGGGTGAGCGCGGCAGAATGCAAAATGCGCTGCTGCGCCGTTTCAAGAATTTGCCCGCCGTTGAAGCCGGCGCACCAGCCAAACAGCGTCTCAACCTGCTGCTGTTGTAACAGGCGCGCCATGGAGGAGACCGGTCTGGCGGAACAGGCGGCCAGCAGACCGCCGTGCTGGCGAAATTCAACCAGCGCCTGACGCGTACGTGAACTGATGGTCTTCTGCGACGTCAGTAATGTTCCATCCAGATCGGTAACCAGTAGCATTATTGTTCTCTGTGGTTATGCGTGCGCAATAAAGGGGGCTACGGCCTCTTTAGCGGCATTGCAAACCATATTGTCGATTGCCGTGCCGACGACCAGAATATTGACCCCGGTGTCCTTAAACGCTTTGGCATTGGCGAGGTTAATTCCGCCTTCTGCCAGCGTCGGGACGTCCACCGCGCTAACCAGCGCCCGAAGACGGTCTTTAATCATCTGCGGGATATCGCCTGCCGCCACGCCCTCATAGCTCATCCCGGTCATCAGGCCGATCATATCGACCCCCATCTCCTGCATGCGCTTCGCCACGCTGGCGACCTCTTCCGGGGTGCGTGCCGGAATGCCGAAGGTATGCAGGTCATCCGGATGACCAATGTAGGCGTCAACGGTCAGGCCATATTCATGGGCGAGGTTGACGATGTCCTGCAGGTCGTCCCAGTCAGATTTGTGGGTGTGTAAACCGTCGGCCCCGGCGCGGGCAATCTCCAGAATCTCCGTTTCACTGAGCGGCACGGGCAGCGTTTCGGTAAACCCGCCCGCAATACCCACGGTGATGAAGATGTCGTCCGGCACCACATTACGCACACCGTGTACCGCTTCTGCCATCTGACCGTTGGTGATTTCGTGGCGGATTTGCTCCGCAGCGTGCATGTTGCTCACCCCCTTGTGTCCGCGAGCCAACGCCAGTGCCGGATGGTTGGGCTCCAGCAGTTTCACGCCTGCTTCACACACCGCTTTCGCCAGGCGCGCATCGTCGCCGGTGATCCCCGTACTGAGGATGGTTTGCCCGCCGTGCAACGCGATGGCATCTTTCACTTTCTGTAACGCTTTGGCGCGTTTTTTATTCATATCGCCTTTAAACATGGTGTACCTCTGGTGTTGGTGCATTAATTAACGGGCAGACGGCACAGATTCACTCTGTACGACAGCCTTAAAACGGTTCGCAACGATGGTGGTAATGCAGGTCATGATCATGACGGTGGCCATCACGATAGCCATCTGCAGCGCATTGCTGGATAAGAACGGTGAGGCGAAAGCCGGAACGTAGGCCACCCCTTTGACGTTAAAGAAGCCGAGCATCATGCCGCCCATTCCTGCCCAGAAAATGGCGGAGCCAAAGACGATTTTGTTGGCGAACATGAAGGGGTAGGCGGATTCCACGAAGGTCCCGAAGCCCAGGTTGATAAGCAGTCCTGGTGTGGCAACGGCCGCTTCGCTTTTTTCGCGTGGCGCGATGACGTTGGCCAGGTTGATACCGGCTGCGACCATGACCAGCCCGACCATGTCCACTGCACCGAGGAAGCTGACGCCGGATTTTTCCATCTCCAGCAGCACCAGTGGCAGGATGACCGCGTGATAGACGCCACCCAGAATGGCAGGCCAGATAACCAGACCGGCCAGCAGCCCGGCAAGAATCGGACTAAATGCCAGCGTGCTTTCGATAGCCAGTTTGATGTAGTTACCCGCGGAGAGCGCCAGTGGGCTCAACAGATAGTGCATGATCAAGCCGGCAGCCAGGCCCGAAATACCGCCAGCAACGATGTTGACGGTGGTCATCGGGAAGCGCCAGTTCAGGCACAGTTCAAACAACCAGCGCACAAAAATCCCGGCCATCACGCCGCCAATAATCCCGCCGATCAGGCCGCCTTCAACAGAAAGCACCCCGGCGACGACCCCGGCCACAATAGAAACTTCATCAAGTTCGGAAATCTGTTTTGCCGCCAGCACAGCAACCAGCACCGGCAGCCCTTTCAGCAGGATTTCAAAGATATCGTTGAGTTTTTCCAGCCCGGGAATGTGGCTCAGGGCGAGTACGATCGCCATCGCGATAAAGCCCGGTAGCGCTGGAATCATGATGCTGCGAATGTTAAAGCGCTTGAGCAGGCTCTTTCCGGAACCGCCCTGTGAAGGTGACGCGCTGCCCAACTGGGGTTTGTACTTGATGCCCCAGTATTTACACAGCGAAGCCACGAAGGAGACCGCGCGGGTGCGGCTGGTGGTGCCGGTTGTGCCTGAAGTCGCGACCACATTGGCGCCTTTTGCGGCGACCAGTGCCATCGACGTGCCTCCGGTGCCGACGATAGGGGTTTTCATCTCCACGGCGGCATCAAAAACGGCCTGGTTTGCTTTTACCGGATCGGCGCTCATCACGACGATCCCGTCGATCTCACCACGGCGGATCATTCCGGCTATCCGACTATCGCTCTCGACGACGGAGGCATTCACCTCAGAGAGTTTGCCCTGGAAGATGCGTTGTGGTTTTGTTTGGTTTTCTGTGGTTAATGCATAGACGGAGGCGGGGGTGTCAGGTTTAGCGACATCCATCGAGGCATCTGCCGCGATGAACTGCACGGCGGCGACATCCACACCTGCGGCTTCGCACTGCTGATAAATCTCCTGGAGTAACTTTTCTGGCTCGGCGCCACCCAGGTTGTAGAGGTTGCCTCCACTGCTTCCAATAATCGCAATTTTTTTCATAGCGGCCTCAAAGGTAGGGTAAGGGGTTATCTGTGTTGTAGTGGAATCATATTCCCAATCAAAACAAAATAAAGCAACATGAAAAGATCGATGACAATAACCGATGAGACAATGTGACTGGCTTAATTTTATGAAAATTCAGGGGTTACGTTGTTTTTTGTTTTATGTTGTTATTTGTTGTTTTGTGATGCACTTCAAATACTGTACCGGGAGTTGAAGTACCAAAAGAAGGAATAACCTGGAAAGCGCCTCGCAGATTATGCCTTTCTGAAGTGACGATATGTCTTGCCTGAATTAGTTTACCCGAGCAGGGATGGTGCGCTTGTATTTTACTCAACAAATGCGTATAAAATTTTATACAAGGATGCGATATGCTGCTAAACAAGCAGGTACTTAGATCTGTTGCCTGGGTCGGGCATTCTTTCGAAGACTGCGCGATTTCCCGCCAGAGGTACGTAAAGATGCCGGTTACCCACTACATCGTGTCCAGGCGGGATTAGAGGCTGCTGACT
It encodes:
- a CDS encoding DeoR family transcriptional regulator, with protein sequence MNPIKRRKHILDELNKFGEVTVIKLSETLNVTSETIRRDLSLLESEGQITKIHGGAVKKQVVQEDAFGARIDAHREEKMAIGKVAAGMVSERDTLFIDSCTTNLILAEHLPPFAFSVITNSALIADKIKEHNLQARVYVLGGEYDYHFRANLGVSVCQQINAIHADICFIGAGGISPQHGILVKSFDEAYVAKAMIAMSKKSVILADHTKFGQDGVMCIATLKEIDHVITDKGFKTTGYTQQDFAGKLRIAD
- a CDS encoding Cof-type HAD-IIB family hydrolase codes for the protein MLLVTDLDGTLLTSQKTISSRTRQALVEFRQHGGLLAACSARPVSSMARLLQQQQVETLFGWCAGFNGGQILETAQQRILHSAALTQMDLRDIDRHISLSRYPHHFFTPQAIYHRYDRLIAPWTSYEASLFELPLINAAPGNIFNRRDIFKITLVAEHDRIDDLCLKINSLLPDDYKATITGGNYIDIQRSEINKGYAINEIARQLNRPTAEIAAIGDQQNDVSMFAVAGFGIAMGNAPESVKRQARYVTTTNDDEGIVCALEWLRCSAHPVTMRQSSAQAENNEPD
- a CDS encoding histidine biosynthesis protein encodes the protein MFKGDMNKKRAKALQKVKDAIALHGGQTILSTGITGDDARLAKAVCEAGVKLLEPNHPALALARGHKGVSNMHAAEQIRHEITNGQMAEAVHGVRNVVPDDIFITVGIAGGFTETLPVPLSETEILEIARAGADGLHTHKSDWDDLQDIVNLAHEYGLTVDAYIGHPDDLHTFGIPARTPEEVASVAKRMQEMGVDMIGLMTGMSYEGVAAGDIPQMIKDRLRALVSAVDVPTLAEGGINLANAKAFKDTGVNILVVGTAIDNMVCNAAKEAVAPFIAHA
- a CDS encoding PTS sugar transporter yields the protein MDVAAVQFIAADASMDVAKPDTPASVYALTTENQTKPQRIFQGKLSEVNASVVESDSRIAGMIRRGEIDGIVVMSADPVKANQAVFDAAVEMKTPIVGTGGTSMALVAAKGANVVATSGTTGTTSRTRAVSFVASLCKYWGIKYKPQLGSASPSQGGSGKSLLKRFNIRSIMIPALPGFIAMAIVLALSHIPGLEKLNDIFEILLKGLPVLVAVLAAKQISELDEVSIVAGVVAGVLSVEGGLIGGIIGGVMAGIFVRWLFELCLNWRFPMTTVNIVAGGISGLAAGLIMHYLLSPLALSAGNYIKLAIESTLAFSPILAGLLAGLVIWPAILGGVYHAVILPLVLLEMEKSGVSFLGAVDMVGLVMVAAGINLANVIAPREKSEAAVATPGLLINLGFGTFVESAYPFMFANKIVFGSAIFWAGMGGMMLGFFNVKGVAYVPAFASPFLSSNALQMAIVMATVMIMTCITTIVANRFKAVVQSESVPSAR